A stretch of Sulfurimonas autotrophica DSM 16294 DNA encodes these proteins:
- a CDS encoding NifS family cysteine desulfurase produces the protein MQVYLDNNATTMTDPQVVEVMQPFFSELYGNPSSLHKFGTSTHPYLRKAIDQVYTALNASDDDDIVFTSCATESNNWVLKSVFNDYIVNGEKDHIITTEVEHPSVLSTCRWLEEQGVKVTYLPVNEEGIVEPHTVKSFITEKTALVSVMWASNETGMIFPIKEIGEICKEKGVLFHSDGVQAVGKISVDLQDVHVDFVSMSAHKFHGPKGVGALYIKDSQALSPLLHGGEQMGHRRSGTLNVPYIVGMGKAIELATSNIEETMAKIRAKRDRLEDALLELSDTFVVGDREKRTPNTILISIRGVEGEGMLWDLNNGQIGASTGSACASEDLEANSVMLAIGADNELAHTGIRLSLSRFTTDEEIDYTIDHFKKAVARLRAISSSFAKVAPTPGGEAGECHIPHHMAH, from the coding sequence ATGCAAGTTTATTTAGACAATAACGCTACTACAATGACGGATCCGCAGGTAGTAGAAGTGATGCAGCCATTTTTTAGTGAGCTATATGGTAACCCGAGCTCGCTTCATAAGTTCGGTACATCAACACACCCGTATTTGAGAAAGGCCATTGACCAGGTTTATACGGCATTAAATGCAAGCGATGATGATGACATCGTATTTACATCATGTGCAACGGAGTCAAACAACTGGGTTTTAAAATCAGTTTTTAACGACTACATTGTAAACGGTGAAAAAGATCACATCATTACAACAGAGGTTGAACATCCATCTGTGCTTTCAACGTGCAGATGGTTGGAAGAACAGGGTGTGAAAGTAACCTACCTTCCTGTAAATGAAGAGGGAATCGTTGAACCGCATACTGTAAAAAGTTTCATCACTGAAAAAACTGCACTTGTGAGTGTTATGTGGGCTTCAAATGAGACGGGTATGATTTTTCCTATTAAAGAGATAGGCGAAATTTGTAAAGAAAAAGGTGTACTTTTTCACTCAGACGGTGTTCAGGCTGTTGGAAAAATTTCGGTAGATTTACAAGATGTACATGTAGATTTTGTTTCAATGTCTGCGCATAAATTTCATGGACCAAAAGGGGTAGGCGCTTTATATATTAAAGATTCTCAAGCCCTTTCACCATTGTTACACGGCGGTGAACAAATGGGACACAGACGTTCAGGAACACTCAATGTTCCTTACATAGTCGGTATGGGAAAAGCGATAGAACTTGCGACAAGCAATATAGAAGAAACAATGGCTAAAATCCGTGCAAAACGCGACAGACTCGAAGATGCTCTTTTAGAGCTAAGTGATACTTTTGTAGTCGGTGACCGTGAGAAACGTACGCCAAATACTATTCTTATTTCAATCCGCGGGGTTGAGGGTGAAGGTATGCTTTGGGACTTAAATAACGGTCAAATCGGGGCTTCAACAGGTTCTGCATGTGCTTCTGAAGATTTAGAAGCAAACAGTGTTATGCTTGCAATCGGCGCCGATAATGAACTTGCGCATACAGGTATTCGTTTATCTCTTTCACGTTTTACGACAGATGAAGAGATAGATTATACAATAGACCATTTCAAAAAAGCGGTTGCACGTCTGCGTGCGATTTCAAGTTCATTTGCAAAAGTAGCACCGACACCGGGCGGCGAAGCCGGCGAATGCCACATACCGCACCATATGGCACATTAA
- the leuC gene encoding 3-isopropylmalate dehydratase large subunit, whose product MGQTITEKIFSQHVGRDVKAGEIIRCDIDMVIGNDITTPISIKAFEESGAQTLANPDGFSIVLDHFIPAKDIASANQARISRDFAKKHQLKNYFDEKDMGIEHALLPEKGLVVPGDVIIGADSHTCTHGALGAFSTGMGSTDLAFAMISGGNWFKVPESIKVVLSGKPGKYTTGKDIILEIIRMIGVDGALYKTLEFTGSTVEHLTMDDRFSMCNMAIEAGAKNGIVAYDDITAEFLADKDLAREPRIHYSDEDAQYVQVLEIDVANLDPVIAYPFLPSNGHSVNQAVKDEIKVDQAFIGSCTNGRLADLKVAAEILKGQKVHPDVRLIVTPGTQKILRDANHLGYIDIIVDAGGVVSNPTCGACLGGYMGILGDNEVAISTTNRNFVGRMGSRSSKVYLANSAVAAASAITGYITDPR is encoded by the coding sequence ATGGGTCAAACAATAACTGAAAAAATATTCTCACAACATGTCGGTCGTGACGTCAAAGCGGGTGAAATTATCCGCTGTGACATCGACATGGTTATCGGCAATGATATCACTACTCCAATCTCTATTAAAGCTTTTGAGGAGAGCGGTGCACAAACGCTGGCAAATCCTGATGGATTTTCTATTGTTTTAGATCATTTCATTCCTGCAAAAGACATTGCTTCTGCAAATCAGGCAAGAATTTCTCGTGACTTTGCAAAAAAACATCAACTTAAAAACTATTTTGATGAAAAAGATATGGGAATCGAGCATGCTCTTTTACCTGAAAAAGGGCTTGTTGTTCCGGGTGATGTAATCATCGGAGCAGATTCACATACATGTACGCATGGTGCTTTAGGTGCATTTTCTACAGGAATGGGTTCAACTGACCTTGCATTTGCCATGATTAGCGGTGGCAACTGGTTTAAAGTGCCAGAATCTATCAAAGTCGTACTTTCAGGAAAACCTGGAAAATATACAACAGGTAAAGATATCATCTTGGAAATCATTCGCATGATTGGTGTTGACGGTGCACTGTATAAAACTTTAGAGTTTACAGGAAGCACAGTTGAGCATTTAACAATGGATGACAGATTTTCTATGTGTAATATGGCCATCGAAGCCGGTGCAAAAAACGGCATCGTTGCGTATGATGACATTACAGCAGAATTTTTGGCAGATAAAGATCTCGCACGCGAACCTCGCATTCACTACTCTGATGAAGATGCCCAATATGTTCAGGTTTTAGAAATTGATGTCGCAAATCTTGACCCGGTTATTGCATACCCGTTCTTACCGTCAAATGGACACTCGGTAAATCAGGCTGTCAAAGATGAAATTAAAGTAGACCAGGCTTTCATCGGAAGTTGTACAAACGGCCGTTTGGCAGACTTGAAAGTCGCTGCTGAGATACTCAAGGGACAAAAAGTACATCCTGATGTTCGTTTAATCGTAACACCGGGAACACAAAAGATTCTTCGCGATGCAAATCACTTAGGCTATATCGACATCATTGTAGATGCCGGCGGTGTTGTTTCAAATCCTACATGTGGTGCCTGTCTTGGTGGGTATATGGGAATCTTAGGTGATAACGAAGTAGCAATAAGTACGACAAACAGAAACTTTGTCGGTCGTATGGGAAGCCGTTCATCTAAAGTTTATTTGGCAAATTCTGCAGTTGCTGCCGCATCAGCAATTACAGGTTATATTACAGACCCTAGATAA
- the mobA gene encoding molybdenum cofactor guanylyltransferase MobA, giving the protein MLDIPCVIFAGGKSSRMGEDKALLPFAGFNTLTEYQYTRLSKIFSSVYISCKDKSIFSFDANFIEDDKSSSVFAPTLGFITIFNALDAKKIFAISVDTPFIAQKEIQNIVLADNSLYDAVIAKTDEGIQPLCGIYTKNLKPKFLQMLNENSHRLGHLLKKSKTTYVYFPDTKPFLNMNHPQDYKDALQILTHY; this is encoded by the coding sequence ATGTTAGATATTCCTTGTGTAATCTTTGCAGGCGGTAAGAGCAGTAGAATGGGAGAAGACAAAGCACTTCTCCCTTTTGCCGGCTTTAACACACTGACAGAGTACCAATACACAAGACTTTCAAAAATCTTCTCAAGCGTTTATATCTCTTGCAAAGACAAATCAATTTTTTCTTTTGACGCAAATTTTATAGAAGATGATAAGAGCTCCTCTGTTTTTGCTCCTACCCTTGGGTTCATCACTATTTTTAATGCTCTTGATGCAAAAAAAATATTTGCCATCAGTGTTGACACTCCTTTTATAGCACAAAAAGAGATACAAAATATTGTACTCGCAGACAATTCTCTTTATGATGCGGTTATTGCCAAAACAGATGAAGGAATCCAGCCATTATGCGGTATATATACCAAAAACTTAAAACCAAAATTTTTACAAATGCTCAATGAAAACAGTCATAGGCTTGGCCATCTTTTAAAAAAGTCCAAAACAACTTATGTCTACTTCCCCGATACTAAACCTTTTTTAAATATGAACCATCCTCAAGATTATAAAGATGCGCTCCAAATTCTAACTCATTATTAA
- the moaC gene encoding cyclic pyranopterin monophosphate synthase MoaC, whose product MNLTHLDENQRPKMVDVSDKNNTTRVAVASGIIQMHRDAYDAIVSEKTKKGPVLQTAVIAAIMGTKRTSDLIPMCHPLNLSGINCDVEELPELPGFKLTVTAKLTGQTGVEMEALTGTSVGLLTIYDMVKAIDKGMIISNVQLESKSGGKSGDFKR is encoded by the coding sequence ATGAATTTAACGCACCTTGATGAGAATCAAAGACCTAAAATGGTTGACGTGAGTGATAAGAACAATACAACAAGGGTAGCCGTAGCAAGCGGCATAATCCAAATGCACCGAGATGCATATGACGCTATAGTAAGTGAAAAAACCAAAAAAGGACCTGTATTACAAACTGCCGTTATTGCAGCGATTATGGGAACAAAAAGAACAAGTGATTTAATTCCTATGTGCCATCCTTTAAATCTTAGCGGTATAAACTGTGATGTAGAAGAACTACCGGAACTTCCAGGATTTAAGTTAACAGTTACAGCAAAACTTACCGGACAAACAGGAGTTGAGATGGAAGCATTAACAGGGACAAGCGTTGGTCTTTTAACGATTTATGATATGGTAAAAGCGATTGACAAAGGTATGATTATAAGTAATGTTCAACTTGAATCTAAATCAGGAGGCAAAAGTGGAGACTTTAAACGATAG
- a CDS encoding HP0495 family protein, which produces METLNDRLEGKQLELEYPCNWCYKVIASEKEALQNAVKDVINERLHKLTDSNSSKTGKYVSMNLDLLVHNEDDRKFIYDALKKHQDIKMVL; this is translated from the coding sequence GTGGAGACTTTAAACGATAGACTTGAAGGAAAGCAACTAGAACTTGAATACCCTTGCAACTGGTGTTACAAAGTTATAGCAAGTGAGAAAGAGGCACTGCAAAATGCCGTGAAAGATGTAATTAATGAGAGACTGCACAAGCTTACAGACTCTAATAGTTCCAAAACAGGTAAATATGTAAGTATGAATTTGGACCTTTTGGTTCATAATGAAGATGACAGGAAGTTTATATATGATGCATTAAAAAAACATCAAGATATTAAAATGGTACTTTAG
- a CDS encoding DUF6781 family protein — translation MNNSQTLQIKLKKAYSRRFKSIEKRVEHALSDARVKLENLSLDEMKALANTFIEEETHTLKEDVEKLLEQKEAIERALHKKSDELQVAKYEVFNAIEEQIKDEKAVHTLHQIKLQSIDLYDMLSEMVESAIITALEKDSDGDVNDSIKEVIKDITFESIKEGSLNTIRVRKILSTILATTIEIAEATPTRAEEILSATLKGMRSGLIKSIDRFKQRLAFMPVEAKHILIEDYDTIIEDLNQTDTLFSQIIITQASQSSQLIRKILLELNQEMRYDLEELVLISKETADVIKEKFSNFAKIAVKKADFALHSPKAQEAKKMGIQAWEVARVALGNAIKSAKDAMEKKDK, via the coding sequence ATGAATAACAGTCAGACTTTACAAATAAAACTCAAAAAAGCATACAGCCGTAGATTTAAAAGTATAGAAAAACGAGTTGAACATGCATTATCAGATGCAAGAGTAAAACTCGAAAACTTGTCGCTAGATGAGATGAAAGCATTGGCAAATACTTTTATTGAAGAAGAAACACATACTTTAAAAGAGGATGTAGAAAAACTTTTAGAGCAAAAAGAAGCTATAGAAAGAGCTTTACATAAAAAATCTGATGAACTTCAGGTTGCAAAATATGAAGTCTTCAATGCCATAGAAGAACAGATAAAAGATGAAAAAGCCGTTCACACACTCCACCAAATCAAACTGCAATCAATTGATTTATATGATATGCTCAGTGAAATGGTAGAATCTGCAATTATTACTGCCTTGGAAAAAGACAGTGACGGTGATGTCAATGATTCAATTAAAGAAGTTATAAAAGATATCACATTCGAATCTATAAAAGAAGGTTCACTCAATACCATCAGAGTCAGAAAAATCCTCTCAACAATCCTCGCCACTACAATCGAAATTGCAGAGGCAACACCAACAAGAGCCGAGGAGATTCTCTCAGCTACACTTAAAGGTATGCGCAGCGGTCTGATTAAATCTATTGACAGATTTAAACAGAGACTTGCTTTTATGCCGGTTGAAGCAAAACATATACTTATAGAAGATTACGACACTATAATAGAAGATTTAAATCAAACAGATACACTCTTCTCTCAAATTATTATTACGCAGGCTTCTCAAAGCTCTCAGCTTATACGAAAAATTCTTCTAGAGCTCAATCAGGAAATGCGTTATGATCTTGAAGAACTGGTGTTGATATCTAAAGAAACGGCAGATGTCATTAAAGAAAAGTTCTCAAATTTTGCAAAAATTGCCGTAAAAAAAGCAGATTTTGCGCTTCATTCTCCAAAAGCCCAAGAAGCAAAAAAAATGGGTATCCAGGCTTGGGAAGTTGCCAGAGTAGCACTTGGAAATGCAATTAAGTCTGCAAAAGATGCTATGGAAAAAAAA